One Solanum lycopersicum chromosome 4, SLM_r2.1 DNA window includes the following coding sequences:
- the LOC101244769 gene encoding membrane-anchored ubiquitin-fold protein 3 isoform X1 — protein MALKELIEIKFRLADGSDIGPNKYTPATTVGSLKEKIIAQWPKDKDSGPKTINDVKLINAGMILENNRTLGESRLPVAEVAGGVITMHVVVRPPMNEKARVHDNHRTAFRQKSLVARIGYFCITKCQSVELMRLPSPVFNFLDVCCCRFLLIQKYKLFGPLVLLVLYAYFACVKTHHHLVNLL, from the exons ATGGCTTTAAAAGAGTTGATTGAGATCAAGTTCAGGCTTGCTGATGGCAGTGATATTGGACCCAACAAGTATACACCTGCCACCACAGTGGGTTCTCTTAAAGAAAAGATAATTGCCCAGTGGCCCAAAG ATAAAGATTCTGGGCCAAAGACAATAAATGATGTGAAGCTTATTAATGCTGGAATGATACTTGAGAACAATAGAACACTTGGTGAATCAAGACTTCCAGTTGCTGAAGTTGCAGGAGGTGTCATCACTATGCATGTTGTTGTACGCCCACCTATGAATGAAAAAGCCCGTG TACATGACAATCATAGGACAGCCTTCCGTCAAAAATCACTGGTAGCCCGTATAGGATATTTTTGCATAACCAAGTGTCAATCAGTAGAACTGATGAGATTACCTTCTCCTGTTTTCAATTTCCTTGATGTATGTTGTTGTAGATTCTTGttgatacaaaaatacaaattgTTTGGTCCACTGGTACTTTTGGTACTCTATGCATATTTTGCTTGTGTCAAAACTCATCATCACCTTGTCAACCTCCTCTGA
- the LOC101244769 gene encoding membrane-anchored ubiquitin-fold protein 3 isoform X4: MALKELIEIKFRLADGSDIGPNKYTPATTVGSLKEKIIAQWPKDSGPKTINDVKLINAGMILENNRTLGESRLPVAEVAGGVITMHVVVRPPMNEKARGKLQADSLNKGGCACTIL; encoded by the exons ATGGCTTTAAAAGAGTTGATTGAGATCAAGTTCAGGCTTGCTGATGGCAGTGATATTGGACCCAACAAGTATACACCTGCCACCACAGTGGGTTCTCTTAAAGAAAAGATAATTGCCCAGTGGCCCAAAG ATTCTGGGCCAAAGACAATAAATGATGTGAAGCTTATTAATGCTGGAATGATACTTGAGAACAATAGAACACTTGGTGAATCAAGACTTCCAGTTGCTGAAGTTGCAGGAGGTGTCATCACTATGCATGTTGTTGTACGCCCACCTATGAATGAAAAAGCCCGTG GTAAACTCCAGGCCGATTCCCTGAACAAAGGCGGATGTGCATGCACAATCTTGTAA
- the LOC101244769 gene encoding membrane-anchored ubiquitin-fold protein 3 isoform X2: MALKELIEIKFRLADGSDIGPNKYTPATTVGSLKEKIIAQWPKDSGPKTINDVKLINAGMILENNRTLGESRLPVAEVAGGVITMHVVVRPPMNEKARVHDNHRTAFRQKSLVARIGYFCITKCQSVELMRLPSPVFNFLDVCCCRFLLIQKYKLFGPLVLLVLYAYFACVKTHHHLVNLL; the protein is encoded by the exons ATGGCTTTAAAAGAGTTGATTGAGATCAAGTTCAGGCTTGCTGATGGCAGTGATATTGGACCCAACAAGTATACACCTGCCACCACAGTGGGTTCTCTTAAAGAAAAGATAATTGCCCAGTGGCCCAAAG ATTCTGGGCCAAAGACAATAAATGATGTGAAGCTTATTAATGCTGGAATGATACTTGAGAACAATAGAACACTTGGTGAATCAAGACTTCCAGTTGCTGAAGTTGCAGGAGGTGTCATCACTATGCATGTTGTTGTACGCCCACCTATGAATGAAAAAGCCCGTG TACATGACAATCATAGGACAGCCTTCCGTCAAAAATCACTGGTAGCCCGTATAGGATATTTTTGCATAACCAAGTGTCAATCAGTAGAACTGATGAGATTACCTTCTCCTGTTTTCAATTTCCTTGATGTATGTTGTTGTAGATTCTTGttgatacaaaaatacaaattgTTTGGTCCACTGGTACTTTTGGTACTCTATGCATATTTTGCTTGTGTCAAAACTCATCATCACCTTGTCAACCTCCTCTGA
- the LOC101244769 gene encoding membrane-anchored ubiquitin-fold protein 3 isoform X3, producing the protein MALKELIEIKFRLADGSDIGPNKYTPATTVGSLKEKIIAQWPKDKDSGPKTINDVKLINAGMILENNRTLGESRLPVAEVAGGVITMHVVVRPPMNEKARGKLQADSLNKGGCACTIL; encoded by the exons ATGGCTTTAAAAGAGTTGATTGAGATCAAGTTCAGGCTTGCTGATGGCAGTGATATTGGACCCAACAAGTATACACCTGCCACCACAGTGGGTTCTCTTAAAGAAAAGATAATTGCCCAGTGGCCCAAAG ATAAAGATTCTGGGCCAAAGACAATAAATGATGTGAAGCTTATTAATGCTGGAATGATACTTGAGAACAATAGAACACTTGGTGAATCAAGACTTCCAGTTGCTGAAGTTGCAGGAGGTGTCATCACTATGCATGTTGTTGTACGCCCACCTATGAATGAAAAAGCCCGTG GTAAACTCCAGGCCGATTCCCTGAACAAAGGCGGATGTGCATGCACAATCTTGTAA